A stretch of the Balaenoptera musculus isolate JJ_BM4_2016_0621 chromosome 18, mBalMus1.pri.v3, whole genome shotgun sequence genome encodes the following:
- the LOC118884377 gene encoding basic proline-rich protein-like, which yields MRPRARILSASFPPPAAWPPSLCRGPGKRRPQGSRPPGPPDIPGIAAHNCTFSQPRDVPRGGARPGPPPSPAARLRSAPLPLRRSPPRARPAARNQISGKEPARLSRLPGISLHDPEALSGPHVDVVTVGRR from the exons ATGCGCCCCCGCGCCCGCATCCTGTCCGCATCCTTCCCGCCTCCGGCCGCCTGGCCGCCTTCCCTCTGCCGGGGCCCCGGGAAGCGGCGCCCTCAGGGCTCGCGGCCGCCCGGCCCGCCTGACATACCAGGAATAGCTGCTCACAATTGCACCTTTTCCCAGCCAAGAGACGTCCCCCGCGGTGGAGCGCGGCCCGGCCCGCCGCCCTCACCTGCGGCCCGACTTCGCAGCGCGCCGCTCCCTCTCCGGCGGAGTCCGCCGCGCGCCCGCCCCGCCGCCAG AAATCAGATCTCCGGAAAGGAACCTGCTCGTCTGTCTAGGCTCCCTGGAATCTCGCTTCATGATCCTGAAGCCCTATCCGGGCCACACGTTGATGTTGTCACTGTTGGAAGAAGATAA